A single genomic interval of Dysidea avara chromosome 8, odDysAvar1.4, whole genome shotgun sequence harbors:
- the LOC136263783 gene encoding uncharacterized protein gives MAKNIQQVEKDKQKWEEENIKINSTSTFHGQVIDLNVGGTHYSTSRSTLTKHPESMLGVMFSGRHDLETMKCSDGSYFIDRDGTHFRHILNYLRDGEEVVQYFPKSTEALHEILHKATYYQLEGLVDALNAIITRELSVFPYGKYLNEFRYYNYSEKSDYQLCSKQAVSYKDTNMRGSFFDGVKFEHPASFINCNFTGYGFINCCFLSDVTFENCILDGTVFTNIVGLVARVSFINTKTDYITFDSELKAGLQSAGKIN, from the coding sequence ATGGCGAAGAATATACAACAGGTAGAGAAAGATAAACAGAAATGGGAAGAAGAAAACATCAAAATAAACAGCACATCTACGTTTCATGGACAAGTAATTGACTTAAATGTTGGTGGCACACATTACTCAACCTCACGTTCCACACTGACCAAGCATCCTGAGTCAATGTTGGGAGTGATGTTTAGTGGTAGACATGATTTAGAAACCATGAAGTGTAGTGATGGTAGTTACTTCATTGATAGAGATGGAACACACTTTAGACACATACTCAACTACTTGAGGGATGGGGAAGAAGTAGTCCAATATTTTCCAAAATCAACTGAAGCTTTACATGAGATTCTTCATAAAGCAACATATTATCAACTTGAAGGTCTTGTTGATGCACTAAACGCAATAATAACACGTGAATTAAGTGTTTTCCCCTATGGCAAGTATCTTAATGAATTCCGTTATTACAATTATTCTGAGAAATCTGATTATCAACTTTGCTCAAAGCAAGCTGTCTCATACAAGGATACAAACATGAGAGGAAGTTTTTTTGATGGCGTGAAGTTTGAACATCCAGCATCTTTTATTAATTGCAACTTTACTGGGTATGGTTTCATAAATTGTTGTTTTTTATCAGATGTCACATTTGAAAATTGTATTCTTGATGGAACAGTGTTTACTAACATCGTTGGACTAGTCGCTAGAGTTAGCTTTATCAACACTAAAACTGACTACATTACTTTTGACAGTGAATTAAAGGCAGGACTTCAGTCTGCTGGGAAGATTAACTAG